One Candidatus Eisenbacteria bacterium genomic window, CGCGCAGGATGCACGCGGGACGCCGTCCATTCTGCATATTGCATGATTCAACGTCGCGGCGGTCAATTTGCGACCGCTTTCACTCCGACAACATGCCCACACTTTCCTTGAGCAATCCGTACGAGATGAGCTTCCGGTAGAGCGTCGACGGATTGATCCCCAGGATTTCCGAGGCCCGCTTTTTCTGGCCGCCGGTGTGGTGCAGCACCTTGAGGATGTACTCGCGCTCCAATTCCTCGAGCGTGAGATTGGGGTTGTCGATCACCAGGCTCCCGCGGCCCTTTCCGCCCTGGACCACGCGTTCCGGGAGGTCCTCCGGCGTGATGACGCCATCGTCGGTCAGGATCACGGCCCGCTCGATCACGTTTTCGAGCTCGCGCACGTTTCCGGGCCAGTCGTACACCATCAGGCAGTCGCGCGCCTCCTTCGAGATCGTTTTCACCTCTTTCTGGCCCGCGAGCTTCTTCAAGAAATGCTCCACCATCTCCTCGATGTCCTCCTTGCGCTCGCGGAGCGCCGGGAGGCGAATCTGGATCACGTTGAGGCGGTAAAAGAGATCGGCGCGAAAGCGACCCTCGGCGACCGCCCTCTCCAGATCCGCGTTGGTGGCCGCGATCAAACGGACGTCGATCTTCCGGGGCTTGGTGCCGCCGACCGGGATGATTTCCCTTTCTTGTAATGCCCGGAGGAGCTTCACCTGGGTCGCGGGCAGGGTCTCGCCAACCTCGTCCAGGAAGAACGAGCCGCCCCCGGCGACCGCGAGGAGCCCTTCCTGGTCGCGCACCGCGCCCGTGAAGGAGCCCTTCACGTGCCCGAACAGGTTGCTCTCGAGGAGATCCTTGGGAAGAGCGCCGCAGTTGATGGATACGAACGGTCCGTCGGCCCGCCGGCTCATATAATGGATGCGCTTCGCGATCAGCTCCTTGCCGGTGCCGCTGTCTCCCACGATGAGAATCGTCGAATCCGAATCGGCGACCTTCTCCACGAGCTTCAGGACCTTCTGGATTTGCTCGCTGTGCCCGATGATCTCCTTAGTGTCGTCCGTGCGCTTCAACTGGCGCTTCAGGTAGACGTTTTCCGATTGGACCCGACGCATGGCGATCGCGTTCTTGATCACGAGGCGGATCTCGTCGTTCTTCGCGCTCTTCTCGAGGTACTGATACGCGCCCCGGTTGAGCGCCTCGATGGCCGATTTCTGCGACGCGAACGCGGTCCGGATCACGACCGGGA contains:
- a CDS encoding sigma-54-dependent Fis family transcriptional regulator, translating into MEAPWRPRAVSGRGRPCGCGSRKQRARREPSPTRRNPLSSEVDQVSGEKILVVDDEESMVQFLSILLSKEGYEVHVATSGRDALQKAEEENFDVVVTDIKMPGEIDGLGVLSGIKKLDPSIPVVIRTAFASQKSAIEALNRGAYQYLEKSAKNDEIRLVIKNAIAMRRVQSENVYLKRQLKRTDDTKEIIGHSEQIQKVLKLVEKVADSDSTILIVGDSGTGKELIAKRIHYMSRRADGPFVSINCGALPKDLLESNLFGHVKGSFTGAVRDQEGLLAVAGGGSFFLDEVGETLPATQVKLLRALQEREIIPVGGTKPRKIDVRLIAATNADLERAVAEGRFRADLFYRLNVIQIRLPALRERKEDIEEMVEHFLKKLAGQKEVKTISKEARDCLMVYDWPGNVRELENVIERAVILTDDGVITPEDLPERVVQGGKGRGSLVIDNPNLTLEELEREYILKVLHHTGGQKKRASEILGINPSTLYRKLISYGLLKESVGMLSE